Part of the Cercospora beticola chromosome 5, complete sequence genome is shown below.
CTCATCTTGGTATTCTTGGCTCCTTCTCGAAGACGAAACGATCGGCCTGGCCAACAAATATGAGTTCTGCGATCTACAAATTTTCTTCCAATGGCGCGTCAAAGAATACGGTGTCTGCTCTGGTGGTGAAGTGTGGCTTGCATCGGCTCCGCAAGAAGAGGCATCAACAGATACGCAACTACCTGCGTAGGTGAAACCCAGAGAGTACATAGGTGAACGAATCTGCCACCTGCAAAGGTCATCACCGCTGCTTCGTTCATCCCTTCAGCACCTTTCATCAAGATGCGATCTTTCCTCAACATCCTTCTGGCTCTGCCAGCTGTGCTTGGTGCCGCCACTGTCGACAAGAGACAAACCGCAGACACCGTCTCTGGAAGTTGGATTGCCCGCGTTCAAGACAACTCCCCACTCTCAACCGTACTGAACACTCTCCGTCTCACGACCAACATTGTGCCCAAGCACCAGTACAACTTCGGTACCTTCCGTGGCTTCGCTTTCGATGGCGACGAGTCACTCGTCGACCTTGTCGCCAGCATCCCCCTGATCGCAAGCATTGAGCCAGACACCACAGTCCGTGCCTCAGCTCCTGTTGTTGAGAAGCGTGCTCTCGTCCAGCAGACTCCTGCCGAGTACGGACTTGTCCGCATCTCCCGCCGCGCTCGCGGAGGCAACACCTACACCTACGACAACACCGCTGGCGCTGGAAGCTTTATCTACGTGATCGATACTGGTGTCAATGCTGGTCACCAGGAGTTCGGCGGCCGTGCTGTCAACGGAGCCAACTTCGTCGCGACTGAGCCTCTTATCGCTACTGATCTCAACGGCCACGGAACACACTGCTCTGgaactgctgctggtgcaacATACGGTGTGAGCAAGCGTGCCAACGTCATCGCCGTGAAGGTTCTCGGTGCTCTTGTAAGTTGATCCACTGACTTCGGATTGTTGGCGCAACACTGATATCTCGTGTAGGGAACTGGATTGAACTCCGGAGTCCTTGCTGGTATCGACTGGGCTGTCAACAACGCCCGCCAGAATGGCCGCACCGGTCGCTCCGTCTTCTCCTTGTCTTTGGGCGGTGGCTTCTCTCAACAAACCAACGACGCAGTCAAGGCCGCCACTGATGCTggcatcttcgtcgctgtcgctgccggTAACGACGGCGCTGATGCTCGCCAAacctctccagcttctgagCCTTCCGTCTTCACTGTCGGCGCCACCGATGCCAACGACAATCGTGCcagcttctccaacttcggcCCAGTTGTTGATGGTTTCGCCCCAGGTGTCGATATCAAGTCGTAAGTTTTACACCAAATTCAGAGAATGTTCAGTCATTTACTAAGCCATGAAATAGTGCTTGGATCGGTAGCCGCACCGCCACCAACACCATCTCCGGCACTTCCATGGCCTGCCCTCACGTCGCCGGTCTCGCAGCTTACCTCATCGGCCTTGAGGGCCCACGCTcacctgctgctcttgccgCTCGCATCAAATCTCTTGCTACCACTGGTGTTATCGTCAACGCTGGTGCCGGTAGCCCGAACACCCTTGTGTACAACGGTTCTGGACAGTAGATTTACCAAGGCTGGGAGAAAAAGCAGGATGACTCCCACGATGCATGAAATGGGATACCTTGTATGAGGAATGAGGAATGATTTAATGTGCATCTGATGATGGAAATACCAACAGGTAGAAGCTCAAGTGGGATGCTGCCGACTAATGCTGTCGGCATAAATGCAAAAATTTCAAACTTCCATATGCCGTCCAGGTTCATTGACCGTGATATCACTGATTGATCGTGACTTGCAAATAGTTGTTGTTCTTGGAGAACACGAGTCTGGCACGATATGTCCGTAATGCCAAGCTTGAGCTACGGCTACGCGTGACGATCCGCTTCCTCCACGGTcaggcttctgcttctgcttctgcttctgctgcttctgcgagcAACGAGGTCCTTCCTTTGACGAACTATTCCAACATCTTTCAGTTCGCCATGGTTGTGGAACCATCGCTCATCACGTTAGGCTCACGTGGTAATCTGGACCGGGAAGAGATGACCCATACCAGCGTTCCAGAAACGCGGAGGCAAGGGCTGTGCGAGCCGCGAACTGCATCGTTTCGAGCGTGATCTATGGGCTGCAGGCGGGCTGCATAGCTCTGACAGCAGCTCGCCTTGTACATTTCCTGGACTACACAAAATGCAGTCTGAGCTCAAGAGAAAGACCCTTCAGGGCTTGTGATGATGGTGCAGACGATGCGTACCTTCGAAAGATCATTCGACCCGCCAGTTCAATTCCAAGCAGGCCCGCTAGCTCAATACGAAAGTCAGTTGCAAGACATATCGCAAATCATGTCTGTGAATGCTTCAATCACTACCATGGACGGTATCGATTGTATCTTAGTCTGTGGAACTAGCACATTACTTCCTGAAACCAAGCTTCCCGACAATGGCCTCTTTCGACAATCTTTTGAGCGGCATGCATGATTGGGTCTGGTAGAGCAGAGAGAAAGCGTATGGTCTCGCTGCTCTGAGGGTTTCTCAAGCAGTTTACGACCAGGCCCAGCGGAACATGACATCTTCCCGGGTCATTGGAAGACTGCTATGGGAAGGTGACACGGCCACCCGGCAAAACCATGCCCAAAGTTCCTTGCGCTTTGGAGATGACTTCACTACACAGGTACGATCTACCGATGCTGTGAGACTTCGGAGCAAGTCACCTCGGCCTGGCTAAGAGCAGCACGCTATTGTGAACAATGCAAGCATCAAGCGCTTAGGCTGAATAGGTGCAGCATGGGCTTGACTGCCGCAGTGAATAGTGCCAGAGGATTCCAGTCGTGAAAGAGGCCAGGCTGATGGAGAGCAACCCAACAATACCGCCTAGCAAATTGCCCGCATGCAACATTTCTTCACCAATGCTAGCGTGGTTGCTGCCAAGATATAAGTACCCGGCTTCTACACGAGGGCCTTGCATCCTGCGCGAAACTTTCACGCTCCTTTGCCATGCCGGACATAGACTGGTCAGATGTGTTCGGTCCTGCGCCGCAACGACAATCCTCCGCGTCCAACGCTAAGGATCTCGATGCGGCGACCAACGAATTTCGATCCATATCCGACCGAGCGTTGAAGCTCCGCAAAAGGTTGACCCGCTCACATGCAGTCGGTCTCGAGGAAAGTGCACTCGCCAGTCCTCTGCTCCAAGAGGTCGAAGAAAGCCGAATAGTCAGCCAGAATGTGGACGCTGTGCTGAAAGTTGTCGACGAGATTTTGCGggagaagagagagaagagaatcGCAGAGGAATCAATTGTGAAATGGCCTTGGCACGACACCATGATGGCGAGAATGCGTGCAAGACCGAGCGTGAAGAATAAAGATCTGCCCAGGCAGGGCGCAGACGTTAAAGAAGAGGCAGAGCTGAAGAGCTTCTCGAAAGAACGATCATCCACGTCAACTATAAAGCGTCAATCGGGTAACCCCAATCGTAGTGCGCACCAGGGACTCTCGAATGCTCCGCCGAAGCGCTCGCATGTTCAAAGTACGTCGAGGGCGGAGCTTCAAAGCCTTGCGCAACCACGACAGTCATCATGCATCAGAAGCCACTCGTCGAGCTTGTACAGCCGTTCTACTAACGACACGGCATCCCATCGTTCCGTACGAAGAGAGCTGGGCTTATCGACTGCGTCAACGGAGACATATACGGCATCTGACGATCCAATGATCGCATGGCCTTGGCCTTCGACCATTGTACAAGCAGCAACCGGAAGATCGAGTACGACCTCTTCGTTGAGCCGAGCAAAGATGGGCTCGCCTCCACCTACGAACGTCTATCATACTTGACCGGTCAGCAACTTCGCCTTACGCCGCTTCAAGGTGTTCAGTAATCTGAATATCGACATCGACCCGGACCCTCGGCGAACGCTTCGGCAGCTGCTAGTACGTGGCGCCACTATGAATACATGCATACGATCCGCAATTGAGCAGCAAAATGCCGATTTCAAGTtggactatatagtagtgtCCGTTCTGGCCGAACGCAGCCCTACTGTATTCTGTTCCCACACGCAGTACCTACGAATCTTCAAGCTCCTTGTTCATCAGTTACTCACAGCAAAGATGTCGGTTTGGCCATGGCAGCCACCTCGCATGAACCGGAATCAGCCCTGACTGCCGGTTCTTCCGTTCCGgcagtagtatatagagctagctcgttcgctaccttctatagaattagacatctttattataccgaCTTTGACACTTGAtcgaatactctctatagaggagcctacctatactaattagtataagttctttattaaTTCTTACGCAaattagctagctagaagagcgtAATTAGGAAGAGATTAAacctacgtatagtatcgttaggacCTTAATTAACCTCTAATTACGGCTAATTCTTAGCAAAACTacgactagtatagtatcttagttatatagctactaaagaGGACGCTAAAACCTACGTTCTTTAGATtaatttaatatctatagtacgaagtattaactatacgaaAGAGGATTacctacgtatagtatcgttaggacctccgagtagctactactataccgtACGTACGTACGCGGTAATAACGATACTACGATAATATTAGaactactagagaagctatagaagtttagCGATTTAatcgatactagtaactagaagtataccgaACTAGATAATTAAGCGACGCCggaagttatctataattagATCGTACGCTTCCTTAATAACCTTACcttttattataatagcGCGCTATTTAAAGAAGCCGTAGATACCTTTAGCTACCTTACTAGCGAGTAATAGAAGATAACCGATAGGCGattactctataaactaatTAATACGCTACGCTACTAAGGAGTTCTTATTTTAATTACTAAAtaaactctagtaatacgtattagataggcgctagaactagaagaatactaactctagctagaagacgaGGTAAAGCAATAACGTAatactcttagcttttataaacgATTAATTTATAGCCCTTAGCgagctactaaactataatagtcTCGCTAATATAAGGAGCGATTAGCCTCGAGATAAGCGACTagtttactagtactaaggctagcGACGATAgcgatactagtactactagtaagtaGCGATACGATTAACTCTAAGAACCTACTAGAATAACCGgttcttagaagctaagaACTAATTCTACCGCCGACTAGTAACTCTAcctatatctcttagaacGAACAccctagctagaactaaaaccCTACTAGTAATCTAaaataaactactataattcCGGAGTTTAATAAAGGTAAGGCTACGATAAACCTTAATAagctttatactaattagaagaagtattccGAGGCTAAATACGAGATACTAGCAACCTACCTAATTCGGTTTAATAAGcgctataactagctacgtatactactattaagccgtaagaatattatatatactatacttactagaaAGATAAAGGAACTATAGGAGCGATAGATTatacctacctctataacctttaattaagtatactaactaatctaAGACACCTTCGAAACGCGtaacttaaagctagaatactaatcgGAATagcgtaatactactctaactaaGGTTTACTACGATAACTCcgataagctactaatttaatatttctaaactatatacgatAACCTAATAACTATTAAGCCTAGACTActaatcttactctagtacGATACTAACGTAATAAACTAGCTTATCCttacttactaagatagagcAGAATATTAAGTAGCGCTACTAGGTAACTACGAGTTATTAGAGGCtctaattactactatacgaacgtctattactacctagttaaatattaataaagtataatCGGAAACCTCTAACTAGTTTATTACCGATAGGcaatatagaaggaatactagtaatatcggataggtatagtatagtagctacctcGTATAAACCGGCTTAAGctctaactactagaatatagatattccgttctagtagtagtatatagagctagctcgttcgctaccttctatagaattagatatctttattataccgaCTTTAATACTTAAtcgaatactctctatagaggagcctacctataagtaactcttatAGTAACCGAAGATAAccgaataactactagtaacgTTaatcttaactatagaagaagtgctttatttataataaactagGTTACTAGTTAAGTAATTACTTAcgctaagaatataataaggtACGAGAACGATTTACTAAGAataattaagtatactactagtacctcctTAATTATAAAAGCGAAGGATTACCtaatagcgacgacgattctaattaattagatagctaataattccttatagagtttagtactattataccgGAGATAGCGAAAATAATACTTTTAGCGCTATTAGATAATTCTACCTACTACGCCTTTACTCTATACGATCTATTTACTAAGCTATCTACTACGGTTCTAATTAAGTAGatctttatagctaatcGCTATTCGAGCGCTATATTCTAAGATATCTTACCTAATACTAGAGCCTCTAGCgtattaactactagaattaATTAGGTTAAAGCTCTTTAGCGATTAATGCCTaatatctagctaaactagtcgatataaggtacttactatattaaattcgGAGCTAGTAACGCCTCCTCCTTAGGATTAATCGtcgtactaatactattcggCAATATCTAGTTCGAGGCTATTCTAACCGATATACTattcctctagtatatataagatatagataagctcgatattatacttaataactagAAGAACCTACTAATCTAAAGCGATAATAAGGTTACTATACCTATCGTTTGTAaatagagttatctatagctattactcgacgaatatacctatctagctatatataacctcTCTAAGAGCGAACTATAGACGCTATACTGCCGATTCGGCTACctctctattaataagctagTAGCCGTACTAGAGCGGATTAgtactaattataataagtatactctctagcgtattactaagtactataggttatactagTTCTATAGATAACTACCTAGACGATTTAAATTTACCTTCTATAACAATAATATTAACTTTAATACGGAGGTTAtcgttaatattatatacctcggaCAGCCTAAACGACTAGTTCTATACGTCGTTAATACGgctactactttctaagctatacgattcctacctaatataactactaaggCAGTTTAGAATACCTTACGTACCTACTAGATTAACGTCTATTAAGGGCTACTAGAACGTATTATCTATAacgctagtactaacttctatacggacgaattctagtagtatatagcggctatagatattactactaaagaggtacccgtagaggtatataatagtattagtaaggtcGAACGATactacgtactactatagcgagcgttcgatattattaaatcGGAAACTAACCTTCCGAACGACacggtactataaatagtagttaaggctattaataatactactagacctcgaggtttagtactaactttactagtattcgGTGCCTATCTAccactactattaataagcacTCCTACGCCTAATATTAAGTAACGAGCTCTCGCTATTTAAAAGGCTATAGCTAAACTTAAACGTCTTTAATTAGAACGTTTAATCCGTAATACTCTAAATACTCGTAATAGCTCTAATTTACtcgtagtaaagaaactactACTAGGGGATAAGGTACTCGTTTAGCgtaaattaggttaatagacTAGCCCTTacctactaaactatattaagaacgaagattatactatagagttacCTAGTAGACTAACCCGATTTAGAATTaccttagttaagctatacctaagtaaTAATAACGAGATAGAGGTAGAAGCTAATAACTCCGAGTATAATTAACTagaactactagtagtactacgGAAACGTAGAAGGCTAAAAGAGttaaagaataagctaaaaTAGCTAGCGGAggctatagttaatactaaggaatagcgtactatagacgaattaattagattaagaaCTACTAAGGTTATTACTAAACTAGGTCGTCTATTTAAGGCATTAACTAAGGTAGAGATTAAAGGCCTAATTAATAGAGTTATCGTATTTAAACCTTACgactactagaggtatagtaactaccgaCTAtttaaattatatatagtctataaggttaagaaGCGTAGTAACGGATAATTTCACGAGAAATTAAGACTTGTTATTTAAGGCTATAATAATCGTAATAAGGAAacgattctaatatagttactaacTATTTAGCGAGTATTATAGCGAGtaattattagcctagctacGAGTCTAATTAAGTAAGGTTTTACGCTAGAATTACGCGATATTAGCTAAGCGTATACCTAGTTAACTACCGAACTAAACCGAGTCGTTTTAGCGTTATTACCTAAAGAACTAGAAcgcgactactatagaataattataagagtcgtcctactactctatagactagtagaattaggtacCTATTAGTTTAAtacgtatagtaactactataaggataaactctatatagtaactagctcgtttaatctatacttactaattaCTATCTCGGAATTACCTAGAACTAGAATCGTCGGAATATAAAccgataatatactaatcctcgctaactaagagttctagtatatagaggctaaataCCTCGTATTtactagtaagcctaagGAACGACTAATAGCCGATACGCCTCTAacctttaatagatatactatatcgctaAGCACTACTAGAACTATTCGTATTATACtaaaaggctaaagtaaatAACTAAGCcttatctataatactaatagctatatagtatagcgtatacgagGCGCCtacctagtatctatatattaactagaagctacttttaacctcttagtagtagcttaatCTAAGGTACTAACCTCTAACGATATTAAGGCTCTTAATAAGCGAATCTAATAGTAAATAAATAACtttaactatagtttaatatactaactactaaatCTTAAttcgatagtattatatatctttattaaTAGCTTATTTACGAATAATAAGGACTTCTCGTTATAAATCGGTTACCTAATCGTTATTAGTACCGAATTAAAcgctactagcttatttactataactagtaatatcgtctattagagcttaactaagagtaaacaAGTAATACGCTTAGttcttatattagagatatatactattagctatagtattaatatagtatttagtattaatactactctatctataatcttATAGCGACTAGACAAACTAGCCTTACTATTAATCGTCTATACCGATTTACTCTCgctttataaatatatagttaagctcGGTACTACTAAGGAGAAACGCttaataatcgatattatagtactaaggcaGATATACGAGGCTAGAGAGGTTTATAAGGTACGCTagattaatagtactactaactctactaactctataacTAAATTAATACCGAATAAGGCATTAACGACGCTTATTAATTAAggaacgatattatataacgtCTAAGGATAGGTTAAAAGGTAAACCAACTAGGTTCTAAACGATTTATACGAGAAAGAGAGATTGCTAGTATCGGTTTAGCTATAGCAGCCACCTCGCATAAACCGGAATTAGCCCTAACTGCCGGTTCTTCCGTTCCGgcagtagtatatagagccagctcgttcgctaccttctatagaatcagacatctttattataccgaCTTTGACACTTGATCGAATACCCTCTGCAGAGGAGCCTACCCACAAAAGATGAAGAGTTTTACGCTATTTACATCCCTGTTCATGTTTGCTCTCAGCGTTGCTGCCGAACCTTTCTCGCCCAGAGGGCCAATGGACGCCACTTTCGGGAAAAGACAGGACTGTCAAGCAAAATGTCCTGACGATGTGAGCATATCGATGACTCGTTCGAAAAGACTACAGACATTGATAGCGCATAGACTTTAGTCTGGTGTCATTGTGGAGGTGGTCTCGCTACTTGCATGGATGGCGTCACGCAGGTTTCCTGTGTACGTTGGATTTGGAACTACGGCAATTCGCAATTGCGCTGACCTATGCAGTAATGCGAGTGTTCTGAGTTCGGGTTGAGGCGCGTTCTTGCCACTTGAAAGACAAATTGTGCTATGCTATGCCTCTGCTTCCATTGACCGGACTCGTTCAAGGCGGTGCCATGTTAGGATCAAGTCGAGCAGACGCAGAATTGACACTGTATCTTGCAGGGCCACCAACTACAATTGCTGATGTTCGGACCCAGGAGTGCAATGCCCCCTTCTCATTATCAACAAGCGGAAAAGGACAAGATAGAAGAAGGTTGCGTCGTTCGCAAAATCAATCCAACGCTGTACAGCACATTGAAGCCTTTATCAAGCTCTTGCCACGCCAATGAGGCTCAGGAATTCGTTGCGCGTCTTTAACTCATCGAAGCAACCGAGGACGCAGCTCGTAATGGTACTAGTACCAGTCTTCTCAACACCTCGCATGACCATGCACAAATGGCAGGACTCCATAACAACACCGACGCCTTGCGGCTTGACAATATCGTTGACAGTATATGCCACTTGTTTGGTCAATCGCTCTTGGATCTGCAGCCTACGGGAGAACATCTCGGCGATACGTGGTAGCTTGGAAAGTCCGATGACGACGCCATTCGGAATGTAGCCAATGTGCATCTACGAACAATTATCAGCTTGAACCAGAATGACGATCGCTAGTTGGAGGAGTAGTACCTTTCCAATGAAAGGGACGAGATGGTGCTCGCACATGCTGTGGATCTCGATGTCCTTGACAATGACCATCTCATGGTGAGCCTCGCGGAACAGGGCTTTGTTGACAATGCTTTCGACGTCGACTCGATAACCTTGTGTCAGGAACAACAAAGCCTCCGCATACCTTGACGGAGTGGCAAGCAGGCCCTCTCGATCGGGATTCTCGCCCACACATTCGAGCAGTGTTCTAACGGCCCCACGCATCTTTTCCAAGCGCTTGCTTGCATGTTCAGACTCTCCACCCATGAAGCTTTCGGAGCCGCTGCTTGGCTGCCTCAACCTGTCAACCTCGAAAAATGACGATCGGGTCAGCAATGGGTTTGTTACCTCGGCGATCTGCTCCGCAGACTCGGCCCTGATATTCTGAATACAATTGGAATGTTCTGGAGTAGACAGTCCATGGCTATCGAGGCCACGCACTGAAGCAACAGTATTGTCATGTTCGATGAGCCTCTCAGTGGTCAAAACGAAGTTGTCGGtgctggccatgatggcaaGTCGTGGTATGCCTGTAGGGATGTATCACTCTATCTCGGACGGTGCCTCAGGGAAATAAGTATCTTTCCTGAGCCCCGTTTGTCAAAAGCAAGTATTGCGCTTGTCGTTTGAACAGATTTGGCTTGAGATGAAGCGTACACTGGGCACAATTCTACAACAAGTATCTGACATACGATTGATGTGATCAGGCGACCGGCACCAAGCTCCGTGAAGAGTTTGCTAATTGTATGTGTTTCAGTAGTGTCGGCGGCAGACAAGAGTGCTCACAGGAGTCCATTGGAGTCTGCCCCTTACCGAGAAGTTTCGCGCCTGCAACAGCTATTTCGGGCATTGTCGGTCAATCTGCTGGATGTTAGTGTCTACTCATCTTCTGTGTTTGTCAGCCCCTGCCCGTTTGCTGCGTGACCGGCCGGAAGGGTGCAGAACGCTTGATTAGGACTTTTCTGAGCAAACGGCTTCTTTGTGCACTGACTTGCTCAACAACTTCATCGAATTCCAAATTGATTACTGATGCTAATTCAACTTTTGGTAGAAGTCACACCACTGTCGTACAAGATCGAGATGGCGACCCTCGATGCCCTCAAAAGCGCTCTCCGTCGCAAAGTCACAGAAATCGCACTGTCTCCCACGAGACCGCTGTCCGACCTTGAATACGATGTTGGCTTCACCGCACTCGCCGAAGACTTCGGCAAAGCAACTTACGACGACTTCATCATTCCCCAGCTATCTCTTTTGCTGGAGCCACTGCTCAACTCCCGTACTCAAGTTTCAATCCTTGAGATTGGACCCGGTCCCAAAAGCGTACTCGCAGAACTGCCTGATCGTCAAAAAAGCAAGATCAAGAGATATTCTGCCTTCGAACCCAACAAAGTTTTTGCCACCAGACTAGAACAGTCTTTCTCCTCCATGTTCCAGTTCTCATCCTCACTACCGAACTTGCAGACTGCACCAGACATCCGTCGACATCGGTTCACTTTGGATCCCAGAATAAGCACGAACGCGAACCACGAGGGAGAGGGCTTCGATGTCATACTCTTCTGCCACAGCCTGTATGGCATGGAACCGAAGCGAGATTTTGTGGAGAAAGCACTTGAAATGCTTACAAAGTCACTGGAAGACGGCATGGTCATTGTATTCCACCGGCAGAGCTCGCTACAACTCGATGGTCTAATGTGCCATCGAACCGCTTCTTTCCCAACGGGAGTGTTTCAtgtcgaagacgacgacaaaAAATTGGACTGCTTTGCTCGTTTCATCGCGGGTGTCGTCGTTGAGAatgagggagaggatgaaACTGTTCGATTGGAGTGGCGGAAGGAATATCGACTGCTCGGTCGTCGTGAATCTGGTCATCCAAATCATCTCTCCTTCGACGCACCCAACATCATGGTAGCCTTCACAAGACATGCAACTTCTCTGCCTCagctgatgacgaagatgccgaCGGCGCCTGCATAATACAAGGTCAAAAGCCGCGAGGCACGACAGCATCAATCTGCATTGATCGTGAAGCCACAAGAGATCAGGCATGTGCAGTACTGCGTTCGTTGGGCTTTGTAAAACCAGACTGCTCTGACAATCATCGGTGGTGGACACAGCGGTCACTGTCTCCAGCCAAATGTAGTTGCTGTTGATATGGGGGCCTTCGATAAGATACATATCGTCGCTCCTGCTGCAGGAGTGTCAGATACCGTGATTGTCGTCGGAGCTGGCAGCAAGGCCGGCGATGGATTCGCAACAGCCATGGCAGCAGAATTGACAGTACCTCTAGGATCACGGCCAAGTGTTGGTGCTGGACTGTGGCTCCAAGGTGGCATCGGTCATTTGGCTCGACTGCATTCACTCACGTGTGATGCCATTCTGGGTGCCGTGGTGGTCAGTGTTGCCTCTGGTCA
Proteins encoded:
- a CDS encoding uncharacterized protein (antiSMASH:Cluster_17~MEROPS:MER0000338~SMCOG1075:alkaline serine protease, subtilase family), translating into MRSFLNILLALPAVLGAATVDKRQTADTVSGSWIARVQDNSPLSTVLNTLRLTTNIVPKHQYNFGTFRGFAFDGDESLVDLVASIPLIASIEPDTTVRASAPVVEKRALVQQTPAEYGLVRISRRARGGNTYTYDNTAGAGSFIYVIDTGVNAGHQEFGGRAVNGANFVATEPLIATDLNGHGTHCSGTAAGATYGVSKRANVIAVKVLGALGTGLNSGVLAGIDWAVNNARQNGRTGRSVFSLSLGGGFSQQTNDAVKAATDAGIFVAVAAGNDGADARQTSPASEPSVFTVGATDANDNRASFSNFGPVVDGFAPGVDIKSAWIGSRTATNTISGTSMACPHVAGLAAYLIGLEGPRSPAALAARIKSLATTGVIVNAGAGSPNTLVYNGSGQ
- a CDS encoding uncharacterized protein (antiSMASH:Cluster_17) is translated as MPDIDWSDVFGPAPQRQSSASNAKDLDAATNEFRSISDRALKLRKRLTRSHAVGLEESALASPLLQEVEESRIVSQNVDAVLKVVDEILREKREKRIAEESIVKWPWHDTMMARMRARPSVKNKDLPRQGADVKEEAELKSFSKERSSTSTIKRQSGNPNRSAHQGLSNAPPKRSHVQSTSRAELQSLAQPRQSSCIRSHSSSLYSRSTNDTASHRSVRRELGLSTASTETYTASDDPMIAWPWPSTIVQAATGRSSTTSSLSRAKMGSPPPTNVYHT
- the GCH1_1 gene encoding GTP cyclohydrolase 1 (antiSMASH:Cluster_17); the protein is MASTDNFVLTTERLIEHDNTVASVRGLDSHGLSTPEHSNCIQNIRAESAEQIAEVTNPLLTRSSFFEVDRLRQPSSGSESFMGGESEHASKRLEKMRGAVRTLLECVGENPDREGLLATPSRYAEALLFLTQGYRVDVESIVNKALFREAHHEMVIVKDIEIHSMCEHHLVPFIGKMHIGYIPNGVVIGLSKLPRIAEMFSRRLQIQERLTKQVAYTVNDIVKPQGVGVVMESCHLCMVMRGVEKTGTSTITSCVLGCFDELKTRNEFLSLIGVARA